A region of Nitrospinota bacterium DNA encodes the following proteins:
- a CDS encoding PAS domain S-box protein: MSPEKSQPVAGQTASPSHGKEGMKPLSHSHNALRLMAITAIAIFIAEGLVMFVLAHLPPLPPPVTGTLDAALLTAIILPALYKFFYQPLMRHVTERLAAEDKLLESQHRLERAQKTAKLGLWEYDIAKGEIILSSGTKLILGVAGESDKMTVDEYFSIIHPADRGVARLAIMDSLDYTKPINLDYRVKPANGEERVVHHYAENFYGKDGSLERMVGALKDITDRARANEDLARLAMAVEQADEAIVITDISGIIQYVNPAFERITGYARAEAIGQNPRILKSGKHDHQYYANMWKTISSGHVWRGHIINKNKAGELYEDEAVISPLLDKAGRIINYVAVKRDITREVELEKQVRHSQKMEAMGALAGGIAHDFNNILSSIIGYTEMAMDSIPERFEAQDDLREVLRAGRRARDLIKQILTFSRQSEKDMRPILPHMIIRESLKLIRASLPAKVSVREDIDVNSGVVLADPTQLNQVLLNLISNASHSMSAQGGEIKVVLAHREVKETMPAVAGLIRPGQYVTLCVSDMGHGISKEDMERIFEPFFTTKALGEGTGLGLAIVHGVITSHDGAITVESEPEKGSTFCVYLPRIEATAEIEVEMGGETPRGTETIMVVDDEEPVVKVLKRSLARLGYKVEAFTDPLAALDFFNSAPERFDLVITDHSMPKLSGLMMVERMVATRPDIPVVILTGASSVVSLEQANTLGIRGVINKPVTNAELASVVRRAMDGDSNISN, encoded by the coding sequence ATGAGTCCGGAGAAAAGCCAGCCCGTGGCCGGGCAAACAGCCTCACCATCTCACGGGAAAGAGGGCATGAAACCGCTGAGCCACAGCCACAATGCGTTGAGGCTGATGGCCATCACGGCCATCGCCATTTTCATCGCCGAAGGGTTGGTGATGTTCGTCCTGGCCCACTTGCCGCCGTTGCCCCCGCCAGTTACCGGCACGCTGGACGCGGCTTTGTTGACCGCCATAATCCTGCCTGCACTGTACAAGTTCTTCTACCAGCCTCTTATGAGACATGTAACAGAGCGGCTGGCCGCCGAAGACAAACTGCTTGAAAGCCAGCACAGGCTTGAACGGGCCCAGAAAACCGCCAAGCTCGGCCTTTGGGAGTACGACATAGCCAAGGGGGAAATTATCCTCTCCAGCGGCACAAAGCTGATCCTCGGCGTGGCCGGCGAGTCCGACAAAATGACAGTGGACGAGTATTTTTCCATAATCCACCCCGCCGACCGGGGGGTTGCGCGGCTGGCCATCATGGATTCACTGGACTACACAAAACCCATAAACCTGGACTACAGGGTAAAACCAGCCAATGGCGAAGAGCGGGTTGTGCACCACTACGCCGAAAACTTCTACGGGAAAGACGGCTCGCTGGAGCGGATGGTTGGCGCGCTAAAAGACATTACCGACCGGGCCAGGGCCAACGAGGACCTGGCGCGGCTGGCCATGGCCGTGGAGCAGGCCGATGAGGCCATAGTGATAACCGACATAAGCGGGATCATCCAGTACGTAAATCCCGCTTTCGAGCGCATTACGGGTTATGCCAGAGCGGAGGCCATAGGCCAGAATCCGCGCATATTGAAAAGCGGCAAGCACGACCACCAGTATTACGCGAACATGTGGAAGACCATTTCCAGCGGTCACGTGTGGCGCGGGCACATCATAAACAAGAACAAGGCCGGGGAGCTATACGAGGACGAGGCAGTCATTTCCCCCCTGCTGGACAAGGCGGGCCGGATAATTAACTACGTAGCCGTAAAAAGGGATATTACCCGGGAAGTGGAGCTTGAAAAACAGGTGCGCCACTCGCAGAAGATGGAGGCCATGGGGGCGCTGGCGGGCGGCATAGCGCATGACTTCAACAACATCCTCTCGTCCATAATCGGCTACACCGAGATGGCGATGGACTCCATACCGGAGCGGTTCGAGGCGCAGGACGACCTGAGGGAAGTGTTAAGGGCCGGCCGCAGAGCCCGGGACCTTATCAAGCAGATCCTCACTTTCAGCCGTCAAAGCGAAAAGGACATGCGGCCCATACTGCCTCACATGATCATCCGGGAGTCGCTAAAGCTAATCCGGGCCTCCCTGCCCGCAAAGGTTAGTGTGCGCGAGGATATAGACGTCAACTCCGGCGTGGTATTGGCGGATCCGACGCAGTTGAACCAGGTGCTGTTAAACCTGATCTCCAACGCCAGCCATTCCATGAGCGCCCAGGGTGGCGAGATTAAAGTGGTCCTGGCCCATCGCGAAGTTAAAGAAACCATGCCCGCGGTGGCGGGGCTGATACGCCCAGGTCAATACGTCACGCTCTGCGTGAGCGACATGGGACATGGCATAAGCAAAGAGGATATGGAGCGCATTTTCGAGCCGTTCTTCACAACCAAAGCACTGGGCGAGGGCACGGGGCTGGGGCTGGCGATAGTCCATGGCGTTATTACAAGCCACGATGGCGCCATTACGGTGGAAAGCGAACCGGAAAAAGGCTCCACGTTCTGCGTTTACCTCCCCCGGATAGAGGCCACCGCCGAGATAGAAGTGGAAATGGGAGGTGAAACGCCCAGGGGGACGGAGACCATAATGGTTGTGGACGATGAGGAGCCTGTGGTGAAGGTACTCAAACGCTCCCTGGCCAGACTGGGCTACAAGGTGGAGGCTTTCACCGATCCGCTGGCGGCCCTGGACTTCTTCAACAGCGCCCCGGAGAGGTTTGACCTTGTGATAACAGACCACTCGATGCCGAAGCTTTCCGGCCTGATGATGGTGGAGCGGATGGTGGCCACGCGGCCGGACATTCCGGTGGTGATCCTCACCGGGGCAAGCTCGGTGGTGTCGCTGGAACAGGCCAACACCCTGGGCATCCGGGGGGTAATAAACAAACCCGTCACCAACGCGGAACTGGCCTCGGTGGTCCGCCGGGCCATGGACGGCGATTCGAACATAAGCAACTAG
- a CDS encoding slipin family protein, which translates to MSGTLTVIIVLAIITASSIRILNEYERGVIFRLGRYYKVKGPGMIIVWPVIDKMVRISLRLVALDVPPQDIITRDNVSMKVNAVVYFKVVEPEKAVIQVQDYFYATGQLSQTSLRSVLGQVDLDSILAERDKINHELQAILDKRTDPWGIKVSNVEIKHVDLPAEMQRAMAKQAEAERERRAKVINSLGEFEAAAKLAEAAEIISGRPAALTLRYLQTLREMSSEHTTNTIIPLPIEIVEPFLHSMRQAANKAGGTRAGQQSSEA; encoded by the coding sequence ATGTCCGGCACGCTAACGGTAATTATCGTCCTAGCCATTATCACGGCCTCTTCCATCCGCATTTTGAACGAATATGAACGGGGCGTCATATTCCGCCTGGGCCGTTATTACAAGGTAAAGGGGCCAGGCATGATAATAGTCTGGCCAGTGATAGATAAGATGGTGCGCATTTCCCTTCGCCTTGTGGCGCTCGATGTGCCCCCGCAAGACATCATAACGCGGGACAACGTGTCCATGAAGGTCAATGCGGTGGTCTATTTTAAAGTGGTGGAGCCGGAGAAGGCCGTCATCCAGGTTCAGGATTATTTTTACGCCACGGGCCAGCTTTCGCAAACCTCACTACGGTCCGTGCTGGGGCAGGTGGATCTGGACTCCATCCTGGCCGAGCGGGACAAGATAAACCACGAACTGCAAGCCATTCTGGACAAGCGGACAGACCCGTGGGGCATAAAGGTGAGCAACGTTGAGATAAAACATGTGGACCTGCCCGCCGAGATGCAACGGGCCATGGCCAAACAGGCCGAGGCCGAACGGGAACGGCGCGCCAAGGTGATCAACTCCCTCGGCGAATTTGAGGCGGCCGCAAAGCTGGCCGAAGCGGCGGAGATCATTTCCGGCCGCCCTGCCGCGCTCACATTGCGTTATCTGCAAACATTACGCGAGATGTCCTCGGAACACACCACGAACACCATCATTCCGCTTCCCATCGAGATCGTGGAGCCGTTCCTGCACTCCATGCGGCAGGCCGCTAATAAAGCTGGCGGCACAAGGGCCGGTCAGCAATCCTCGGAAGCGTAA
- the rsmD gene encoding 16S rRNA (guanine(966)-N(2))-methyltransferase RsmD, which yields MRVTGGAYRGATLFTSKGLDVRPTPDKVKQAIFNILGEKVAGASFLDLFAGSGAMGLEAMSRGAARVTLVENRRMDLVERNLKKLRLEGSPAITLMKADVFQALAGLARGGYNFDIIYADPPWDAGYETRIVEEAAPVLSKGGALVMESSARHAPPGTEGGLPLRLTRSRKYGDTLVSFYASEDC from the coding sequence ATGCGAGTCACCGGAGGCGCTTATCGCGGCGCCACGTTGTTCACATCCAAAGGGCTGGACGTGCGCCCCACTCCCGACAAGGTCAAACAGGCCATCTTCAACATTCTTGGCGAAAAAGTGGCGGGCGCATCGTTTCTGGACCTCTTCGCCGGATCCGGCGCCATGGGGCTGGAGGCCATGTCCAGAGGGGCGGCCCGGGTGACGCTGGTGGAAAACCGGCGGATGGACCTGGTGGAGCGGAACCTCAAAAAGCTGAGGCTTGAAGGCTCACCGGCCATCACCCTTATGAAAGCCGACGTTTTTCAGGCGCTGGCCGGCTTGGCCAGAGGCGGTTACAATTTCGACATAATCTACGCCGATCCCCCGTGGGACGCGGGATACGAAACCCGGATCGTGGAAGAAGCCGCCCCCGTCCTTTCGAAAGGGGGCGCGTTGGTCATGGAATCCAGCGCAAGGCACGCGCCGCCGGGAACGGAAGGGGGTTTGCCTCTTCGCCTTACCCGATCCCGCAAATACGGCGATACCCTTGTGAGCTTTTACGCTTCCGAGGATTGCTGA
- a CDS encoding sugar kinase, producing MSLLVVGTMAYDSVKTPFGQRDWALGGSATYFSLSASYFTKVNLVAVIGSDFGDGDIGMLEKNGIDLKGVQRSSGKSFHWKGEYGFDLNEAKTLETHLNVLLDFDPTLPEDYKNSEYVFLANIDPKLQQKVLDQVKNPRLIACDTMNFWIQGARDELLKTLKRVHILVINEGEARQLAGEANLVKAARGIMGMGPKTLIVKRGEYGALLFHDGEIFAAPAYPLEEVFDPTGAGDTFAGGFMGHVARMGDGQFNETRLRQAIIMGSVMASFTVEKFSVDRLKELERKEIAQRFQRFRRLTHFEDVSGEIA from the coding sequence ATGAGCCTTCTCGTCGTCGGCACCATGGCCTACGATTCGGTGAAAACCCCCTTCGGCCAGCGGGACTGGGCGCTGGGCGGGTCCGCCACTTATTTTTCGCTGTCCGCAAGTTATTTTACAAAGGTGAACCTGGTGGCGGTGATCGGGAGCGATTTTGGCGATGGTGACATCGGCATGCTGGAAAAAAACGGCATCGACTTGAAAGGGGTGCAACGCTCCAGCGGGAAGTCTTTCCACTGGAAGGGGGAGTACGGGTTCGACCTCAACGAGGCCAAGACCCTGGAGACACATCTTAACGTCCTCCTGGATTTCGACCCCACTTTACCCGAGGACTATAAAAATTCTGAGTATGTGTTCCTGGCCAATATAGACCCCAAGCTCCAGCAAAAAGTTCTGGACCAGGTGAAAAATCCCAGGCTCATCGCCTGCGACACCATGAATTTCTGGATACAGGGAGCCCGCGATGAACTGTTGAAAACCCTTAAACGGGTCCACATATTGGTGATAAACGAGGGCGAGGCGCGCCAGCTGGCCGGTGAGGCCAACCTGGTGAAAGCCGCCCGGGGGATCATGGGTATGGGCCCGAAAACCCTTATCGTAAAACGGGGCGAATATGGCGCCCTGCTGTTTCACGATGGGGAGATTTTCGCCGCCCCCGCTTATCCGCTGGAGGAGGTGTTCGACCCCACCGGCGCCGGGGACACCTTCGCGGGCGGATTCATGGGGCATGTGGCCCGCATGGGTGACGGGCAGTTTAACGAGACCCGTTTGAGGCAGGCCATCATCATGGGCTCGGTCATGGCGTCGTTCACCGTCGAGAAATTCTCGGTGGACAGGCTGAAGGAGCTGGAGCGCAAGGAGATAGCCCAGCGGTTCCAGCGGTTCCGGCGGCTCACCCATTTCGAAGACGTCAGCGGCGAGATAGCGTAA
- a CDS encoding Lrp/AsnC family transcriptional regulator, with protein MKKEITAYDVRIMAELQRSLPMTKNPFKSIADKLGIAEEDVIAKTREYAGKKYYRRFGATLRHQKAGFTANGMGVWSVPDAADRQRLGELLSNRPEVSHAYERPSFEDWPFHLFTMIHGESEDEVKQIAKRMAEETGIKDYDVLFSTREFKKTSMMYFDHWPLPEEGKN; from the coding sequence ATGAAAAAAGAGATCACCGCTTACGACGTGAGGATAATGGCCGAGCTTCAGCGGAGCCTGCCCATGACGAAGAACCCCTTCAAGTCCATCGCCGATAAACTGGGAATCGCCGAAGAAGATGTTATCGCCAAGACCAGGGAGTACGCCGGGAAGAAATATTATAGAAGGTTTGGCGCAACCCTCCGTCACCAGAAAGCCGGTTTCACCGCCAATGGCATGGGGGTGTGGAGCGTTCCCGACGCGGCGGACCGCCAGCGGCTTGGGGAGCTTCTTTCCAACCGGCCCGAGGTGAGCCACGCCTACGAGCGCCCGTCGTTTGAGGACTGGCCGTTCCACCTGTTCACCATGATCCACGGGGAGTCGGAAGACGAGGTGAAACAGATAGCCAAACGCATGGCCGAAGAGACGGGGATAAAAGACTACGACGTCCTCTTCTCCACCAGGGAGTTCAAAAAAACATCCATGATGTATTTTGACCATTGGCCATTGCCCGAAGAAGGCAAGAACTAA
- a CDS encoding Lrp/AsnC family transcriptional regulator: MDEIDRKILNIIQTRFPVDHAPYAIIGAEIGVSEDEAFGRVKKLYDTGIIRRIGASFDSRGLGWTSTLCAMRVPQDKIGDVAKVVSRYPGVTHNYQRNHEYNLWFTLIAPDTGTVDKTLSEIERDSGYGPVRNMPMIKKFKIKVDFKFKEKAGELEEVA, from the coding sequence ATGGACGAGATAGACAGGAAAATCCTGAACATTATCCAAACCCGGTTCCCCGTGGATCACGCCCCCTACGCCATCATAGGCGCGGAGATCGGCGTAAGCGAGGACGAGGCGTTTGGGAGGGTCAAGAAACTTTACGACACCGGCATCATTCGCCGTATAGGCGCCAGCTTCGACAGCCGCGGGCTGGGCTGGACCTCCACCCTGTGCGCCATGCGTGTGCCGCAGGATAAAATTGGCGACGTGGCCAAGGTTGTGAGCCGTTATCCGGGCGTCACCCACAACTATCAGCGCAACCACGAATACAACTTGTGGTTCACCCTTATCGCGCCGGACACCGGGACGGTGGACAAGACACTGAGCGAGATAGAGCGGGACTCCGGCTATGGGCCCGTGAGGAACATGCCCATGATAAAGAAGTTCAAGATAAAGGTGGACTTCAAGTTCAAGGAGAAGGCCGGAGAGTTGGAGGAGGTGGCGTAA
- a CDS encoding sulfatase, with protein MRIAVNLIVALIIAAAPACERGSSNSQGPYVFNKEEQPHIFFIVVDTLRSDHLSIHGYARATSPNLESIAPKSMVFLNAISPAPWTLPSFASILLSKHAFNHEMNDRNGSAFTGKILPEYLAEKGYLTVSVQTNAFVEPLHNGFSDKYMYASAENGIDTRDATAMDQAIEWLDSHDLSNQKTFMFIGLLAPHWPYDANNDFFPDYVGDEIFISAPERLMSDFGESGDGGMGLLYYNRIPYGIREILGSPASGGYYTDARVYTAAYDAEINNADCQIGRFIEFLKEKKLYDKAMLIITADHGENNADHEKYFAHGGQSNGLYNSLVHVPLIIKLPNQDRGREITEYVRSVDIMPTVLDYLGMAVEGVDGKSLMPIMENTGEVNYEDRPVLSYYKQVGGATKELSIIKSGYKLIADTEGKAELYDLSRDPGETSNLAAANPAMVEELKAELVAQSGIGLE; from the coding sequence ATGCGGATCGCCGTCAACCTTATTGTCGCCCTGATAATCGCCGCGGCCCCGGCGTGTGAACGGGGGTCATCCAACAGCCAAGGGCCCTATGTGTTCAACAAAGAGGAACAACCGCATATTTTCTTCATAGTGGTGGATACGTTGCGTTCCGACCACCTTTCCATCCACGGTTACGCCAGAGCCACCTCCCCAAACCTGGAATCCATTGCGCCAAAGTCCATGGTTTTCCTCAACGCAATCAGCCCGGCCCCATGGACGCTTCCATCTTTTGCCTCCATCCTGCTATCCAAACATGCCTTCAATCATGAAATGAACGACCGCAACGGATCAGCGTTTACCGGAAAGATACTGCCCGAGTATCTTGCGGAAAAAGGTTATCTCACGGTTTCGGTGCAGACCAACGCTTTTGTGGAGCCGTTACATAACGGTTTCTCGGATAAGTATATGTACGCTTCGGCGGAGAACGGGATAGACACCCGTGACGCCACCGCCATGGACCAAGCCATAGAATGGCTGGACAGCCACGACCTGTCGAACCAAAAGACCTTCATGTTCATCGGCCTTTTAGCGCCCCACTGGCCATATGACGCGAATAACGATTTCTTCCCGGATTATGTGGGCGACGAGATTTTCATCTCGGCTCCGGAGCGGTTGATGTCGGATTTCGGCGAGTCTGGCGACGGCGGCATGGGCCTGCTTTACTACAACAGGATACCTTATGGCATCAGGGAGATTCTCGGCAGTCCCGCCAGCGGCGGTTATTATACGGACGCCCGCGTTTACACCGCCGCCTACGACGCGGAGATAAATAACGCCGACTGCCAGATAGGCCGCTTCATAGAGTTCCTCAAAGAGAAAAAGCTTTATGACAAGGCGATGCTTATAATCACCGCCGACCATGGCGAGAACAACGCCGACCATGAAAAGTATTTCGCCCATGGCGGCCAGTCAAACGGGTTATACAACTCCCTGGTGCATGTCCCCCTGATTATCAAACTGCCCAACCAGGACCGGGGCCGCGAAATAACGGAATATGTGCGGTCTGTCGATATAATGCCGACGGTTTTGGATTACCTCGGGATGGCAGTCGAGGGGGTGGACGGAAAAAGCCTGATGCCCATCATGGAGAATACCGGCGAAGTGAATTATGAAGATCGCCCGGTCTTGTCTTATTACAAGCAGGTGGGCGGAGCCACCAAGGAGCTATCCATAATAAAAAGCGGTTACAAGCTGATCGCGGACACGGAGGGGAAGGCGGAGCTTTACGACCTGTCGCGCGACCCCGGCGAGACCTCCAACCTGGCCGCCGCCAATCCGGCCATGGTGGAAGAGTTGAAAGCCGAGCTTGTGGCCCAAAGCGGCATCGGGCTGGAATGA
- a CDS encoding glycosyltransferase family 39 protein produces the protein MYTTVFGAAFLFRLAHLALSAGNPLLRMPTLDESYYIGLARSIASGYIVGENRLFFMDPLYGYFLGALYFLFGDGLMLPRLIQMVMDSASAAITAHIGLKTGGRSVGVISGMLYALYGPAAFFSLLTLKTTLSVFLSLLFILTLLRAMERESASPWAGAGILGALATLCRANLILMLPLAWLASLAGVKKRWRANLTHGIVLTLAFMAGISPIIIRSLYVSGEIQFLPTQGGRLLYASQNPDNLTGRHRTPAFARSGPETAETDFHREAERRLGKKLSPPEVSKYWRGATIRFLAENPAMAPGILWRKLNMMVADFEIPDNHSYPQAARFSWALRLPFPTFAALLALGLPGLAIGAWRDRRFLALTIPVIVAFATMLIFYPSGRFRMEATPFLAIGSGFLTVWIWKRYTERRFIAIVMAAVLSIGLFAWSKSVPPVEPLADEAYYLAKAYVHTGDYRKGYKTALAGARAFPDQSRFREIMGLAALTAGDAMEAIRQNTEALRMDPNSAEAHHNLGLAFIMKGDAASAVESIKRALLIENRAISHLALARAYKALGQKASALVEYKTFLEMAKPGDPLRKSAEQGMVSLERQ, from the coding sequence TTGTACACAACGGTTTTTGGGGCCGCATTTCTTTTTCGGCTTGCCCATCTGGCCCTCAGCGCGGGCAACCCCCTCTTGCGGATGCCCACGCTGGATGAAAGCTATTATATCGGCCTTGCCCGTTCCATCGCCAGCGGCTACATCGTCGGGGAAAACCGTCTTTTCTTCATGGATCCACTCTATGGATATTTCCTTGGCGCCTTGTATTTTCTTTTCGGCGACGGGCTCATGCTCCCCAGGCTCATCCAGATGGTCATGGATTCCGCCTCCGCCGCCATCACGGCGCATATCGGGCTAAAAACCGGGGGGCGGTCCGTGGGCGTCATCAGCGGCATGTTGTACGCCCTATACGGCCCGGCGGCGTTCTTTTCGCTCTTGACGTTAAAGACCACGCTTTCGGTGTTCCTGTCACTTCTATTCATATTGACGCTCCTGCGCGCCATGGAGCGGGAGAGCGCAAGCCCTTGGGCTGGGGCCGGAATTTTGGGTGCTTTGGCCACATTATGCCGGGCGAACCTGATACTCATGCTACCGCTGGCGTGGCTGGCATCCCTCGCCGGCGTAAAAAAAAGGTGGCGCGCGAATTTGACCCACGGAATTGTTCTGACCCTGGCTTTTATGGCGGGCATCTCGCCAATCATAATCCGCAGTCTCTACGTTTCCGGCGAAATCCAATTTCTACCCACACAAGGGGGCAGGCTCCTTTACGCATCCCAGAATCCTGACAATCTGACGGGACGCCATAGAACACCGGCTTTCGCGCGGTCCGGCCCGGAAACCGCCGAGACGGATTTTCACCGGGAAGCGGAACGCAGGCTGGGGAAAAAGCTTTCACCCCCGGAGGTCTCAAAATACTGGCGTGGGGCGACAATCCGTTTCCTGGCGGAAAATCCCGCGATGGCTCCGGGCATCCTTTGGCGAAAGCTGAATATGATGGTTGCCGACTTCGAAATTCCCGACAACCATTCCTATCCCCAGGCGGCGCGGTTCTCGTGGGCGTTGCGTTTGCCGTTCCCAACTTTTGCGGCCCTGTTAGCCCTGGGGCTTCCCGGCCTGGCGATTGGGGCGTGGCGGGACCGCAGGTTCCTGGCGCTGACTATCCCGGTGATTGTGGCTTTCGCCACAATGCTGATTTTTTACCCTTCCGGGCGGTTCCGGATGGAGGCGACGCCTTTTCTGGCCATAGGCTCGGGCTTTTTAACGGTTTGGATCTGGAAACGTTATACGGAGCGCAGGTTTATAGCCATTGTAATGGCGGCGGTATTGTCCATCGGGCTTTTCGCATGGTCCAAGTCCGTTCCGCCTGTGGAGCCCTTAGCCGACGAGGCGTATTATCTGGCGAAGGCGTATGTCCACACTGGAGATTACAGGAAAGGCTATAAAACGGCGCTGGCCGGGGCGCGGGCTTTCCCGGACCAGTCGCGGTTCCGGGAGATCATGGGGCTTGCGGCCCTCACCGCCGGGGACGCAATGGAAGCCATCCGCCAGAACACCGAAGCGTTAAGGATGGACCCCAACTCCGCCGAAGCCCACCACAACCTGGGGCTGGCCTTTATAATGAAGGGGGATGCCGCCTCAGCGGTGGAATCTATTAAGCGCGCTTTGCTCATAGAGAACCGGGCCATAAGCCATTTGGCTTTGGCTAGAGCTTACAAAGCCCTGGGTCAAAAGGCTTCAGCCTTGGTGGAATACAAAACTTTCCTGGAAATGGCCAAACCAGGAGACCCGTTGCGGAAATCGGCGGAACAGGGCATGGTGAGCTTGGAACGCCAGTAG
- a CDS encoding HlyC/CorC family transporter — protein MEEIIVIALCLMCNGMMAAYEMAFVSVPKPYLRSLAKKGDKHAQSLLYLRDNPERTLSVIQIGITLVGAIAAAIGGAGAAETIEPFFIETFGMRAPVAEFMAVALVVIPITYLGVVAGELVPKTLAMRNPAKIALAGTKWLFMADRLLAPVINILEWSTKMIVWSFSRETRAAEAPSGPVSIEIDDLSPAHQRFILNMADIENKRINDMMLQWSQVIHIRKTDSLADVMQLALSSGHTRLPVVDDGNIVGILHTKEFIAFRESGETAWQSIIRPVLKIRTTDSALGALRLMQDKRSHMAVIYSQTGERQGIVTLEDIIEVVIGDIYDEDDDEGARKIFAARARSRIRSRL, from the coding sequence ATGGAAGAAATCATTGTCATCGCATTATGCCTCATGTGCAACGGCATGATGGCGGCATACGAGATGGCTTTCGTTTCGGTCCCGAAACCTTACCTGAGAAGCCTGGCGAAAAAAGGGGACAAACACGCCCAATCGCTACTTTACCTGAGGGACAACCCTGAACGGACCTTGTCCGTGATTCAAATCGGCATCACCCTGGTCGGAGCCATCGCCGCCGCAATTGGCGGCGCTGGAGCCGCTGAAACCATAGAACCTTTTTTCATCGAGACATTCGGAATGCGGGCGCCGGTAGCCGAATTCATGGCTGTGGCGCTGGTGGTCATTCCGATAACCTATCTCGGCGTTGTGGCGGGCGAGCTGGTCCCTAAAACACTGGCGATGCGGAATCCCGCCAAAATAGCTCTTGCGGGAACAAAATGGCTGTTCATGGCCGACCGGCTCCTGGCTCCTGTGATAAACATACTGGAATGGTCCACGAAAATGATCGTATGGTCCTTTTCCAGGGAAACAAGGGCGGCGGAAGCGCCCTCAGGGCCGGTATCCATTGAGATTGACGACTTATCCCCCGCTCATCAGAGATTCATCCTGAATATGGCAGACATAGAAAACAAGCGAATAAACGACATGATGCTTCAATGGAGCCAAGTAATCCACATACGGAAAACCGATTCTCTGGCGGATGTAATGCAACTGGCGCTGAGCTCCGGCCACACTCGATTACCAGTCGTTGATGATGGCAATATTGTGGGCATACTGCACACGAAGGAATTCATCGCTTTCAGAGAGTCCGGGGAAACGGCCTGGCAATCAATAATCCGCCCTGTTTTAAAAATCCGCACCACAGATTCCGCTCTTGGCGCATTGCGGCTTATGCAGGATAAGAGGAGCCACATGGCTGTCATTTATTCCCAAACCGGTGAGAGACAGGGCATCGTCACGCTTGAAGATATTATTGAGGTGGTTATAGGCGATATATACGATGAGGATGATGATGAGGGAGCCAGAAAAATCTTCGCCGCCAGAGCCAGATCACGAATACGGTCCAGATTATGA
- a CDS encoding ATP phosphoribosyltransferase, with translation MDHIMVALPKGRNLKPSVILLREVGLDFSDVLEDSRRLIFQAKTGNATAIVVRDTDIPTYVENGAADLGVSGADVLAEQGKDLYEPLDLKFGYCRMVVAEPKELSVNDNPRNWTHVRIATKFPNITESHFAGRGVQIEIIKLYGSIELAPLVGLSERIVDLVSTGETLRQNGLSEVEQIMEITARLIVNRASLKTKHDRINRLIKDMDTALPRLSLS, from the coding sequence ATGGATCATATTATGGTAGCCCTGCCCAAAGGGCGGAACCTTAAACCCTCCGTTATATTATTGAGGGAGGTTGGGCTTGATTTTTCAGATGTTTTAGAAGACAGCCGCAGGCTGATATTCCAAGCCAAAACAGGCAACGCCACCGCCATTGTGGTGCGGGACACCGATATTCCTACCTATGTGGAGAACGGCGCGGCGGATTTGGGAGTATCCGGCGCCGACGTGCTGGCCGAGCAGGGGAAGGACCTTTACGAGCCGCTGGACTTAAAATTCGGATATTGCCGGATGGTGGTGGCCGAGCCCAAAGAGCTTTCGGTGAACGACAATCCCCGGAACTGGACCCATGTCCGCATCGCCACCAAGTTCCCCAACATTACCGAGTCCCATTTCGCCGGGCGCGGCGTGCAAATAGAAATTATCAAACTATACGGCTCCATCGAGCTTGCCCCGCTGGTGGGCCTTTCGGAGCGGATAGTGGATCTGGTTTCCACCGGGGAAACCCTGCGGCAAAACGGCCTTTCAGAGGTTGAGCAGATAATGGAAATTACCGCCCGGCTCATAGTGAACCGCGCTTCGCTGAAAACAAAACATGACAGGATAAACCGCCTTATAAAGGACATGGACACGGCCTTACCCCGTCTTTCTTTATCTTAA